CAGCGGCTGGCTACCGGCCAGATCGCCGGCGCAAAGCGCCTGGTATGCCTCGTCGAGTAATGGCGACTTTGCCTGCCAGTCATCGAGCGCTGCTTGCAGGATCGCGGTGATATCGCCGACTTCGGTATAGCTGCCCAGGCCCCGATCGACGACAATCAGCGTGCCGTCCCGGCCGCCCTTTTTCAGTGACGCCAGTTTCATGTCATGGTCTCCTTGCGGTCAGTGCGGCTTCCCGGATTCAGCCCGTGTGTACAACTTGACAGAACTCACGGCTAAGCGCCGCTTTTCCAGGAATCGACATAGCCGGACCATTCGATTCCATGCGCTTGTTCCGAAACGAACAGTTCATCCCGCGTATCCAGCATGACCGCAACCTCGTTGGTCCCCTGCTCCGGCTGATCCAACGCTCTCTCGAGCGCCTTGGGATGAGGGCCGTGGGTAAAACCACACGGATGCAGGGTGATCATCCCCGGGTGGATATTGTCGCGCGAGAAGAATTCGCCCGCGTGATAGAAAAGGACTTCGTCGAAATCGTCGTTGGCGTGGAAGAAGGGTATTTTCAGCGCACCCGCATCCGTTTCGAACGGTCTGGGCACAAAGGTGCAAATGACAAAGCGGCTCGCCATGAAGGTCGTATGCGCCGATGGCGGCAAATGGTAGCGGTGACTGAGCAGCGGACGGATGTCGCGCCAGTTGATCCGGACCACGGCGAGATCGCCATGCCAGCCTACCGCATCCAGCGGATTGTACGGGTAGGTTATTTTGCTGATCTCGCCGCCGCGTTTGACCCGGATGGTCCACTCCTCGTCGGTTTGCTGCGCCTTGAACAAGTCGTTTATTGCCGGCACATCGAGCATCGCCTGGTCGAAAATCGCATGGGCACCCAGCATTCCCTTGTCGGGCAGACGGTAGCTGTCGTTGGTGGCTTCGATCAACAGGGCGCGCACTGGCTGGTCGACTTCCATCCGCCACATGGTCCCGCGCGGGAGCACCAGGTAATCGCCATCGCGAAATTTCAGGTGGCCGTAGTCGCAGTACAGATCGCCGCTGCCTGCGTGCACGAATATCAGTTCATCGCCGTCGCTGTTCCTGGCGAGATGATCCATATTGGCGTCGAGCGACCAGTAGCGGAACTTGACCGCGGCATTGTGCAGCAGCGGCGTGGCATCCCAGGGCGAGGGGCCGCTGTTTTCCAGCCGGTTCGTGTCGAAGGCCCGCGGGCGCAGCGGCCCCTCGAAGTCCGACCAGGCCGTCGGCGGGCGCTGGTGGTACATGTGCGTGGCCGGACCATAGAAACCTTCCTTGCCGAGTTCCCTTTCATAGGTACCCGCGGGCAGGTCGGCATGGGCCTGGCGGGAGGCGTTGCCTTCCACACGCGGCAGGGAAATCCATTTTTTCATGACGGTTCCTTATGCATGGCCGGGCGCACCGGTTCAGATAACCCCGCGGCGTTCCTGGTCGCGCTCTATGGAGTCGAACAAGGCCTGGAAATTGCCCTCGCCGAAGCCATCGTTGCCCTTGCGCTGGATGACCTCGAAGAAAATCGGCCCGATGCAGGTCTGGGTAAAGATCTGCAGGAGCAGCTCCTTGCGGGTTTGTTGATCGGCGTCGATCAGGATGCGGTTGCGGCTCATCCGTTCTAGGTCTTCCTGGTGCCCGGGGATTCGCTCATCGACCATCTCGTAATAGGTGTCGGGCACATCGAGAAACTCCAGGTCGTTGGCGCGCAAGCCTTCCACGGTCGCGTAGATGTCATCGGTGAACAAGGCAATGTGCTGGATTCCCTCGCCCTGGTATTCATCGAGGTATTCCTGTATTTGCGACTTGCCGGCGGCCGATTCGTTGATCGGGATGCGCACCTGGCCGTCCGGGCTGGACATGGCTCTTGAGTGCAGGCCGGTTTTCGTGCCCTTGATATCGAAATACCGAATTTCGCGAAAATTGAACAAGCGCTCGTAGAAGCCGGCCCACTTGTCCATGTTGCCGGTGTACACATTGTGAGTCAGGTGATCGATCAGCGTGAGACCGAGGCCCACCGGGTCCGGGTCAGCCCCTGCGATCGGCTGGTACTCGTCCGCATAGACCGACTGCTCGCCGTATTTGTCGACCAGGTAAAGAATGCTGCCGCCGATCCCCTCGATGCAGGGAATATCCAGCGCTGTCGTTGCGCGTTTTACGGCAAACGGCTGCGCACCTTTTTCCTGCGTTGCCTGGTATACGAATTCGGCGTCCTTGACGCGAATCGCAAAACCACAGGCGCAGGGACCATGGATGGCGGCAAAATCCTTGGCGAAGCTGCCCGCCTCGTCATTGAGCAAAAAAACACAGTCGCCTTGCTTGTACAGCGTGATATTTTTGCTGCGATGCCTCGCCACAGGGCTGAAGCCTAGTTGAGCGAACAGGTTTTCCAGGACTGCGGCATCGGGCGCGGCGAATTCCACGAACTCGAATCCATCGATTCCCATCGGATTGTCGAACTGCTCAGTCATTGCTTTTCCTCCCGAATAGACGATCGCCAAACCGGTGACATTCTCACGGGCGTTCTATATGACCTGGGATTGCCTTTGTGCCGCGTCTGGTATAAATTAGTTACAGATGTAACGATTATACCCCCGAATGTGTTTTACGCCAAGCATCAATGACCCTGACATGGAAAACTCCGAACTTTTGAATCTAGAGGAATTCCTGCCCTATCGCCTGTCCGTGCTGTCCAATACGGTCAGCCGGGGTATTTCGGCCGCCTACGTGGATCGCTTCGGACTGAGCATCAGGGAGTGGCGGATCATCGCGGTTTTGGGGCGCTACCCCGGCCTGTCAGCCGCAGAGATCGTCAAGCTGACTGCAATGGACAAAGTCGCCGTCAGCCGTGCGGTTACCAAACTGACCGGCAAAGGGCGCCTCAAAAGAAGCCTGTCGGCTGCAGACAAACGGCGCTCTGTGCTGGTACTGAGTAAGGAGGGAATACGCTTGTTCGACCAGATATCGCCGCTGGCGAAGAGCTATGAGGAACGCCTGCTCGAGTGCCTGGCAAGAGAAGACCAGGACAAGCTGTCGGACATACTCGACAACCTGCAAAAACAGGCCAGAGCCCTGCAACCGCCAGACTGATTAACCCGGTTGTCGCCAAAAGGATCGCGGATTCCGGCTTAGAGTTCGGTCCGGACATCCAGCAGCTCCGGAAACAGCCGCTGATCCAGGCCTTTGCGCAGGAAGTCGACCCCCGAGGAACCACCGGTGCCCCTGCGGTAACCGATGATCCGTTCGACAGTCTTGATATGCCGGAACCGCCAAAGCTGGAAGTTCTCTTCGAGATCCACGAGTTTTTCCGCCATGTCATAGGCGTCCCAGTATTTCTGCGGCTCCGAGTAAATGGTCTTGAACGCGTCGATCACACGGGGATGGCCTTCGCGCGGCACCGACCAGTCCCGGTCGATGACTTCTTTCGGCAAATCGAAGCCTTGACGATGCAATAAAAGCAGGAACTCTTCATAAAGGCTGGGGCTATCCAGCACCCGTTTGAGCTCGTCATACACATTCCGGTCGTGTTCATAAACACTGAGATAATCTTTTGCCTTGTTGCCCAGCAAGAATTCCAGCTTGCGAAACTGGTGCGACTGAATACCCGATGCGTGCCCCAGCGCGTCCCTGAATTGCAGGTACTCGCTCGGCGTCAGCGTCTCCAGCACCGCCCACTGGTTGAACATTTGTGCTTGTACATGCTTGACCCGGCTCAGTATTTTGAAGCAACGATCCAGCTTATCCTGCTGCATGAAGCTGATTGTCGCCTCCAGTTCATGCAACATCAGCTTCATCCACAGTTCCGCTATCTGGTGCTGAATGATAAACAGCATTTCGTCATGGTGCGCCGGCTTCGAGAGCGGATTCTGGGCATCCAGGATTTTATCGAGCTGCAGGTAACCCCCGTAGGTCATTTCGCCCGCCAGGTCCTTGTGTATGCCTTTTTCCAGTTCACGACGACCCATGGTCGGTGTCTCCCCTGCCAATACGCTAAGCGCCCGCCACGGACGCAGGATGTGATTCTATCACCGGCCCGATGCTTTGGCGGCCTGTTGTTGTATAATGCCGCGCACCGACAAGCCACTTGGCTTCTGATCCGATCAGGCGCCTGGCCGGAAGAATTACTGAGCGCCGGGCCTCCATTGGAGGCCCGGCGTTTGTTACGAGGAAAAGGATGAAGACAATCGCCAATTTCAGTGTGGAGTACGTCCGCTTTATCGATCCGGATGGCAAGCCGGTCGCCGAACTGCCGGATTTTGCCAGCGACCGGGATGAAATGCTCAAAATGTACCGGCTCATGATGCTGACTCGCACTTTCGACACCAAGGCCATCAATCTGCAGCGCACTGGCAAGCTCGGTACTTACGCCTCCTGCCTGGGCCACGAGGCAGCCCATGTCGGCACCGGCGCAGCCATGCGGCGCGAAGATTGCCTGGCGCCGATGTATCGCGAGTACGGCATCCAGTTCTGGCGCGGCGTGCGGATGAGCGATGTGCTGTTGTACTGGGGCGGCGATGAGCGCGGCAACGATTTCACCGACGCACCCCATGATTTCGCCTGGTGCGTGCCGATCGCAACCCAATATATGCACGCCGCCGGCGCAGCCAACGCCTTCAAGCTGCGTGGCGAAAAACGCTGCGCACTGGCCGTGATCGGAGACGGCGGCACATCGGAAGGGGCTTTTTACGAAGCGATGAATTTCGCCGGCGTGCGCAAGTTGCCGGTGGTGTTTCTGACCGTGAATAACCAGTGGGCCATATCGGTCCCCCTGCATTTGCAGACAGCCTGCGAAACGCTGGCGCAAAAAGGATTTGCCGCGGGCATCCCGGGCGTCCAGGTCGATGGCAACGATGTGATTGCCGTGCGTCATGTGGTTGGCCAGGCGTTGGCGCGCGCCCGCAGCGGCGATGGGCCAACGCTGATCGAAGCCATGACTTACCGGCTCAGCGATCACACGACGGCCGATGACGCCAGCCGCTACCGGGAGCAGCAGGAAGTCGATGAGGCCTGGCAAGTGGAGCCGATGATCCGTAGCCGAAAATACCTGACCGGTATCGGCGCCTGGGACGACAAGAAAGAGCAGGCCTGGCAGAAAGAATGCGTCCGTCAGGTCGATGAAGCGGTCGAGGAATATCTCAACACACCGAAAAACACGCCCGAATCCATGTTCGATTACATGTACGCCGAGCTACCCGAAGCGCTGGAAGAACAGCGTGAGATCGCGGCGCGCTACTTCGGCAAGGGAGGTCATTGATGGCCAAAGTTGCCTTGATCGAAGCCATCACGATGGCGATGGCCTGGGAAATGGAACATGACGACAGCGTCATGGTTCTCGGCGAAGACGTTGGCGTCAACGGTGGAGTTTTCCGCGCAACGGCGGGTCTGCAGGAAAAATTCGGTGCGGATCGCGTTATGGATACGCCGCTCGCGGAAAACCTGCTGGCCGGGGTCTCGGTCGGCATGGCGGCCCAGGGCCTCAAGCCGATTGCCGAAATACAGTTTATGGGCTTCATTTATCCGGCTGTCGATCAAATGATCAGTCATGCCGGCCGCATGCGCCACCGGACCCGGGGACGCCTGAGCTGCCCGATGGTGCTGCGGGCGCCGTTTGGCGGCGGAATCCACGCACCCGAGCATCATTCCGAAAGCACCGAAGCGATATTCGCCCACATGCCGGGCGTACGCGTGGTGATCCCATCCTCGCCGACCCGCGGATACGGCCTCTTGCTTGCCAGTATCCGCTGTCCCGACCCGGTCGTTTTTCTCGAACCCAAGAGAATTTACCGGATGGCCAAACACGAAGTCGCCGATGACGGCGAGGCCTTGCCACTGGATGTCTGCTTTATCCTTCGCGAGGGCGAGGATCTGACCCTGGTCACCTGGGGCGCGATGACCCATGAGACGAACAAAGCGGCAGACCAATTGGCCGAACAGGGCATCAGCGCCGAAGTCATCGATGTGGCGACGATCAGCCCGCTGGATATCGATACGATACTCGAGTCGGTGGAAAAAACCGGCCGGCTGGTGATCGTCCACGAGGCGGCCCGGAACTGCGGAGTCGGCGCGGAAATCGCCGCGGAAGTTGCGGAAAAGGGCCTGTACGACCTCAAGGCGCCGATAAAACGGGTTACCGGCTTCGACACGGTAATGCCGCTGTTCCGCCTTGAGTATGATTACCTGCCCTGCGTCGAGAGAATTGTCGACGCCTGTAAAGAAACGATTGAGGCATAAACAGCGCCTCGCTTTGATTGGCGTTGCGTACACCAGGAAGATGCTATGAAGACCTTTATGTTGCCCGATCTGGGTGAAGGACTGCCGGAAGCGGAGATCGTCACCTGGCATGTCAAGGAAGGCGACAAGATCAAAGTGGACGAACCGCTGCTCTCGGTCGAGACAGCCAAGGCTGTCGTGGAGGTTCCCTCGCCCTTTACCGGGACAGTTGTGAAATTGTACGCGGCCGAAGGCGGCATCGTCGAGACCGGGAAGCCGCTCGCGGATTTCCAGGTCGAGGGCGAGAGCGAGTCTTTGCCGGGCAATGCAGCCAAAAATAAAAACAACGGCGATACCGGTACGGTCGTCGGCAACA
The sequence above is drawn from the Pseudomonadota bacterium genome and encodes:
- the hppD gene encoding 4-hydroxyphenylpyruvate dioxygenase; protein product: MTEQFDNPMGIDGFEFVEFAAPDAAVLENLFAQLGFSPVARHRSKNITLYKQGDCVFLLNDEAGSFAKDFAAIHGPCACGFAIRVKDAEFVYQATQEKGAQPFAVKRATTALDIPCIEGIGGSILYLVDKYGEQSVYADEYQPIAGADPDPVGLGLTLIDHLTHNVYTGNMDKWAGFYERLFNFREIRYFDIKGTKTGLHSRAMSSPDGQVRIPINESAAGKSQIQEYLDEYQGEGIQHIALFTDDIYATVEGLRANDLEFLDVPDTYYEMVDERIPGHQEDLERMSRNRILIDADQQTRKELLLQIFTQTCIGPIFFEVIQRKGNDGFGEGNFQALFDSIERDQERRGVI
- a CDS encoding homogentisate 1,2-dioxygenase; amino-acid sequence: MKKWISLPRVEGNASRQAHADLPAGTYERELGKEGFYGPATHMYHQRPPTAWSDFEGPLRPRAFDTNRLENSGPSPWDATPLLHNAAVKFRYWSLDANMDHLARNSDGDELIFVHAGSGDLYCDYGHLKFRDGDYLVLPRGTMWRMEVDQPVRALLIEATNDSYRLPDKGMLGAHAIFDQAMLDVPAINDLFKAQQTDEEWTIRVKRGGEISKITYPYNPLDAVGWHGDLAVVRINWRDIRPLLSHRYHLPPSAHTTFMASRFVICTFVPRPFETDAGALKIPFFHANDDFDEVLFYHAGEFFSRDNIHPGMITLHPCGFTHGPHPKALERALDQPEQGTNEVAVMLDTRDELFVSEQAHGIEWSGYVDSWKSGA
- a CDS encoding alpha-ketoacid dehydrogenase subunit beta, which encodes MAKVALIEAITMAMAWEMEHDDSVMVLGEDVGVNGGVFRATAGLQEKFGADRVMDTPLAENLLAGVSVGMAAQGLKPIAEIQFMGFIYPAVDQMISHAGRMRHRTRGRLSCPMVLRAPFGGGIHAPEHHSESTEAIFAHMPGVRVVIPSSPTRGYGLLLASIRCPDPVVFLEPKRIYRMAKHEVADDGEALPLDVCFILREGEDLTLVTWGAMTHETNKAADQLAEQGISAEVIDVATISPLDIDTILESVEKTGRLVIVHEAARNCGVGAEIAAEVAEKGLYDLKAPIKRVTGFDTVMPLFRLEYDYLPCVERIVDACKETIEA
- a CDS encoding MarR family transcriptional regulator, giving the protein MENSELLNLEEFLPYRLSVLSNTVSRGISAAYVDRFGLSIREWRIIAVLGRYPGLSAAEIVKLTAMDKVAVSRAVTKLTGKGRLKRSLSAADKRRSVLVLSKEGIRLFDQISPLAKSYEERLLECLAREDQDKLSDILDNLQKQARALQPPD
- a CDS encoding tryptophan 2,3-dioxygenase codes for the protein MGRRELEKGIHKDLAGEMTYGGYLQLDKILDAQNPLSKPAHHDEMLFIIQHQIAELWMKLMLHELEATISFMQQDKLDRCFKILSRVKHVQAQMFNQWAVLETLTPSEYLQFRDALGHASGIQSHQFRKLEFLLGNKAKDYLSVYEHDRNVYDELKRVLDSPSLYEEFLLLLHRQGFDLPKEVIDRDWSVPREGHPRVIDAFKTIYSEPQKYWDAYDMAEKLVDLEENFQLWRFRHIKTVERIIGYRRGTGGSSGVDFLRKGLDQRLFPELLDVRTEL
- the pdhA gene encoding pyruvate dehydrogenase (acetyl-transferring) E1 component subunit alpha, whose translation is MKTIANFSVEYVRFIDPDGKPVAELPDFASDRDEMLKMYRLMMLTRTFDTKAINLQRTGKLGTYASCLGHEAAHVGTGAAMRREDCLAPMYREYGIQFWRGVRMSDVLLYWGGDERGNDFTDAPHDFAWCVPIATQYMHAAGAANAFKLRGEKRCALAVIGDGGTSEGAFYEAMNFAGVRKLPVVFLTVNNQWAISVPLHLQTACETLAQKGFAAGIPGVQVDGNDVIAVRHVVGQALARARSGDGPTLIEAMTYRLSDHTTADDASRYREQQEVDEAWQVEPMIRSRKYLTGIGAWDDKKEQAWQKECVRQVDEAVEEYLNTPKNTPESMFDYMYAELPEALEEQREIAARYFGKGGH